Proteins co-encoded in one Erinaceus europaeus chromosome X, mEriEur2.1, whole genome shotgun sequence genomic window:
- the SPRY3 gene encoding protein sprouty homolog 3 — protein sequence MDAAMTDDFQQILPIEQLRSTHASNDYVDRPPAPCKQALSSPSLLVQTHKSDWSLATMPPALPRSLSQCHQLQPLPQHLSQSSIASSMSHSTTASDQRLLASMTPSPSGQSIIRTQPGTGAHPKAAGALKVEAEQSAAQHSEHLFICEECGRCKCALCTAARALPSCWLCNQRCLCSAESLLDYGTCLCCVKGLFYHCSTDDEDNCADEPCSCGPSSCFVRWAAMSLISLFLPCLCCYLPTRGCLHLCQQGYDSLRRPGCRCKRHTNTVCRKISSGSAPFPKAQEKSV from the coding sequence ATGGATGCTGCAATGACAGACGATTTCCAACAAATCCTGCCTATTGAACAGCTGCGCTCTACTCATGCTAGCAATGATTATGTGGACCGGCCTCCAGCCCCCTGTAAACAGGCCCTCTCCAGCCCTTCCCTTCTTGTGCAAACCCACAAATCTGATTGGTCCCTGGCTACTATGCCTCCTGCTCTTCCCCGTAGTCTCAGCCAGTGCCATCAATTGCAGCCCTTGCCTCAGCATCTGAGCCAATCTAGCATTGCCAGCTCAATGTCCCATAGCACCACTGCCTCTGATCAAAGGCTCTTGGCCAGCATGACACCCTCACCTTCAGGCCAGTCCATCATCCGAACCCAGCCTGGGACAGGGGCTCACCCAAAGGCTGCCGGTGCTCTGAAGGTAGAAGCTGAGCAGTCTGCAGCGCAGCACAGTGAGCACCTCTTCATCTGCGAGGAGTGTGGGCGCTGCAAGTGTGCCCTGTGCACAGCGGCTCGCGCTCTCCCATCCTGTTGGCTGTGCAACCAGCGTTGCCTTTGCTCTGCCGAGAGCCTCCTCGATTATGGCACTTGCCTCTGTTGTGTGAAGGGCCTCTTCTACCATTGCTCCACCGATGATGAAGACAACTGCGCTGATGAGCCCTGCTCCTGTGGGCCTAGCTCTTGCTTCGTCCGCTGGGCAGCCATGAGCCTCATCTCCCTCTTCCTACCCTGCCTGTGCTGCTACCTGCCTACCCGTGGATGCCTCCATCTGTGCCAGCAGGGCTATGATAGCCTCAGGCGACCAGGCTGCCGCTGTAAAAGGCACACCAACACTGTGTGCAGAAAGATCTCTTCTGGTAGTGCACCCTTCCCCAAGGCCCAGGAGAAGTCTGTATGA